One genomic region from Anopheles bellator chromosome 2, idAnoBellAS_SP24_06.2, whole genome shotgun sequence encodes:
- the LOC131210992 gene encoding uncharacterized protein LOC131210992: MNLQQMVLSLGVFTTLLRNKCYGDDDTEHVHIKLHVPEIINRHVHVKTKFMHVYHPKKIVHEHPPAAFIEQPMMDHGMWMPSAAIPTNLATSPASAISSASSSAGPAMVAAAAATLSSMVQNKLSSQIAQELMMRYRNHMDSPASPLTTGASSDLATDSEYLRDYYRQQKKLSDQLMMQEALQLPNFAQTKYLSDIGYNSWDKSFGVKPRSESEPLSVKKSKKKKAYGMM, from the exons ATGAATCTACAGCAAATGGTTCTTAGCTTAGGCGTGTTCACAACGCTTCTACGCAATAAATGCTACGGCGATGACGATACGGAACA CGTCCACATCAAGCTCCATGTCCCGGAGATCATCAATCGGCACGTGCACGTCAAGACGAAGTTCATGCACGTGTACCATCCGAAAAAGATCGTCCACGAGCATCCACCGGCTGCCTTCATCGAACAGCCGATGATGGACCACGGCATGTGGATGCCCTCGGCGGCCATCCCGACCAATCTAGCCACGTCCCCTGCTTCAGCCATTTCGTCAGCATCCTCCTCGGCAGGaccggcgatggtggccgccgctgcagccACACTCTCGTCGATGGTGCAGAATAAACTGTCCTCGCAGATCGCCCAGGAGCTCATGATGCGTTACCGGAACCACATGGACTCACCTGCCAGCCCACTGACCACCGGTGCATCAAGTGATCTGGCCACCGATAGCGAGTACCTGCGCGATTACTATCGGCAGCAGAAAAAGTTGTCCGATCAGCTGATGATGCAAGAGGCGTTGCAGCTGCCGAACTTTGCCCAGACCAAGTACCTCTCGGACATCGGTTACAACAGTTGGGACAAATCGTTCGGCGTGAAACCGCggagcgaaagtgaaccgTTGTCGGTGAAAAAgtccaaaaagaaaaaggcgtACGGGATGATGTAG